One segment of Methylocella silvestris BL2 DNA contains the following:
- a CDS encoding BCD family MFS transporter: MNAGLGWLKIMRLGLVQASLGALVVLTTSTMNRVMVVELALPAMLPGALVALHYALQALRPRWGYGSDLGGRRTPWIVGGVGLLALGCVGAALAIWLMAINLVLGAALAVICFALIGVGVGAAGTSLLALLAAETAPERRAAAATIVWIMMIFGFVVTTVSVGHWLDPYTPERLLAAASCVAAAAIIVSALAMWRIEPPRRPFTGRFVESKPPAMPFHHALADVWSEAEAPRFTIFIFVSMLAYSAEELILDPFSGAIFGYSPGASTKLSGVLHGGVLAGMILVALAGSGFAGKRLQSLRGWSIGGCIGSALALISLVFAALSGGDWPLRTSAFALGMANGAFSIAAIGSMMSLAGLGRPGREGVRMGLWGAAQGLAFGLGGLCSAGASDFFRAIFASQGSAYALVFAAEAVLFLFAAAIAASLQANAPGQKTKASGFNSFRTLSGAAPRAVNQR; encoded by the coding sequence ATGAACGCGGGGCTTGGCTGGCTCAAGATCATGCGGCTTGGCCTCGTGCAGGCCTCCCTCGGCGCCCTCGTGGTACTGACGACCTCGACCATGAACCGCGTGATGGTGGTCGAACTCGCCTTGCCCGCGATGCTGCCCGGCGCGCTTGTGGCTTTGCATTATGCATTGCAGGCGCTGCGGCCGCGCTGGGGGTATGGCTCGGACCTTGGCGGCAGGCGCACGCCGTGGATTGTCGGAGGCGTCGGTCTGCTTGCTCTTGGCTGCGTCGGCGCCGCGCTCGCCATCTGGCTGATGGCGATCAATCTTGTCCTCGGCGCGGCGCTCGCAGTCATCTGCTTTGCCTTGATCGGCGTCGGCGTCGGCGCCGCCGGCACCTCCCTCCTGGCGCTGCTGGCGGCGGAGACCGCGCCGGAGCGCCGCGCGGCGGCGGCGACTATCGTCTGGATCATGATGATTTTCGGCTTCGTCGTCACGACCGTCAGCGTCGGACATTGGCTCGATCCCTATACGCCGGAGCGGCTCCTCGCCGCTGCCTCTTGCGTCGCTGCGGCGGCGATCATCGTCAGCGCGCTCGCCATGTGGCGGATCGAGCCGCCCCGGAGGCCCTTTACAGGACGGTTCGTTGAGAGCAAGCCGCCCGCGATGCCGTTCCACCACGCCCTCGCGGATGTGTGGTCCGAAGCAGAAGCACCTCGCTTCACTATCTTCATTTTCGTCTCGATGCTCGCCTATAGCGCGGAAGAATTGATCCTCGATCCGTTCTCCGGCGCAATATTCGGCTATTCGCCAGGCGCCTCGACAAAGCTCTCAGGCGTGCTGCATGGCGGCGTGCTCGCTGGCATGATCCTTGTGGCGCTGGCAGGAAGCGGATTTGCCGGAAAGCGGCTGCAATCGCTACGCGGATGGTCGATTGGCGGCTGCATCGGATCGGCGCTCGCGCTGATCTCCCTCGTCTTCGCCGCTCTTTCCGGCGGAGACTGGCCTCTGCGGACCTCGGCCTTCGCGCTTGGCATGGCCAACGGCGCTTTTTCGATCGCCGCGATCGGTTCGATGATGAGTCTCGCCGGACTCGGACGTCCCGGTCGCGAGGGCGTCCGCATGGGGCTTTGGGGCGCCGCGCAGGGACTTGCGTTCGGGCTCGGCGGACTGTGCAGCGCGGGCGCGAGCGATTTTTTCCGCGCCATATTCGCCTCGCAGGGATCAGCCTATGCGCTGGTTTTCGCAGCGGAGGCCGTCTTGTTCCTGTTCGCCGCCGCAATCGCCGCGAGCTTGCAGGCGAACGCGCCGGGACAAAAAACGAAGGCGTCCGGCTTCAATTCCTTTCGGACTCTTTCTGGCGCGGCGCCGAGGGCCGTCAATCAACGGTGA
- a CDS encoding geranylgeranyl diphosphate reductase has product MMKELETFDVVVVGGGPSGATAAHDLACAGRKVLLLDRAGRIKPCGGAIPPRLMRDFDIPAHLLVARINCARMVSPSGKRVDMPIEGGYVGMIDREVFDEWLRARAEAAGALRRTGAFERFSRGEDDVAIVQFRTRDAKGAETFERVRAQSVIGADGALSLVARQAVPHAGQPKYVFAYHEIIRSPEKRSEDYDAARCDVIYRGAISPDFYSWIFPHGATASVGTGTARKGLSLKDAVKTLRQATGLGGAETLRREGAPIPLRPLRRWDNGRDVVLAGDAAGVVAPASGEGIYYAMVGGRYAAEAVEALLATGDARALKRARSRFMKEHGRVFWILGIMQYFWYGSDKRRESFVKICEDRDVQRLTFDAYMNKQLRRADPMAHVRIFFKDLAHLFGLARA; this is encoded by the coding sequence ATGATGAAAGAGCTTGAAACCTTTGACGTCGTCGTGGTCGGAGGCGGCCCTTCAGGCGCTACCGCCGCGCATGATCTCGCCTGCGCCGGGCGCAAGGTTCTGCTGCTCGACCGGGCCGGCCGCATCAAGCCCTGCGGCGGCGCGATCCCGCCGCGCCTCATGCGCGATTTTGACATTCCAGCTCACCTTCTCGTCGCCCGCATCAATTGCGCGCGCATGGTGTCGCCTTCCGGCAAGCGCGTCGATATGCCGATCGAAGGCGGCTATGTCGGCATGATCGATCGCGAAGTCTTTGACGAATGGCTGCGCGCGCGCGCCGAAGCCGCGGGCGCCCTGCGGCGCACGGGCGCGTTCGAGCGCTTTTCGCGCGGCGAGGACGACGTCGCCATTGTTCAATTTCGCACGCGTGACGCGAAGGGCGCCGAGACCTTCGAGCGCGTGCGGGCGCAAAGCGTGATCGGCGCGGACGGCGCCCTCTCGCTCGTCGCGCGGCAGGCGGTTCCGCACGCCGGCCAGCCGAAATATGTGTTCGCCTATCACGAGATCATCCGCTCTCCGGAGAAGCGGAGCGAGGATTACGATGCGGCGCGCTGCGACGTCATCTATCGCGGCGCGATCTCCCCGGATTTCTATTCCTGGATTTTTCCGCATGGCGCCACCGCCAGCGTCGGAACCGGAACGGCGCGCAAGGGCCTTTCGCTCAAGGATGCCGTGAAAACGCTGCGGCAGGCGACAGGGCTTGGAGGCGCCGAGACGCTGCGCCGGGAAGGCGCCCCCATTCCGCTGCGTCCGCTGCGCCGCTGGGACAATGGCCGCGACGTGGTTCTTGCCGGAGACGCCGCAGGCGTCGTCGCACCGGCCTCGGGCGAGGGCATCTACTACGCCATGGTCGGCGGACGCTACGCCGCCGAGGCGGTCGAAGCGCTTCTGGCGACGGGCGACGCGCGGGCGCTGAAACGCGCCCGCAGCCGCTTCATGAAAGAGCACGGACGAGTGTTTTGGATTTTGGGAATCATGCAATATTTCTGGTACGGCAGCGATAAGAGGCGCGAAAGCTTCGTCAAGATCTGCGAGGATCGCGACGTTCAAAGGCTGACATTCGACGCCTATATGAACAAGCAGCTGAGGCGCGCCGACCCGATGGCGCATGTGCGCATCTTCTTCAAGGATCTCGCCCATTTGTTCGGCCTGGCGCGCGCATGA